The DNA window ATCGGGGAGGGACGATGTTTGCGGATCTCGTCGGTATGCCAGGACTGGGCCACTAATTGGCGCAGACGGCGCATGATCTTGTTGCGTTCGTAGTCGGCCAGATCGTTATGGTCGAGTTGGCTGAGGCAGGTGTTGACCTCAACCAGCTTGTGGATCAGGGTGCGGCGAGTGATTTCCGTCGGGTGCGCGGTCAGCACCAGCTCGATGGAAAGCTGGGACACCGCATTTTGCAGCTCTTTAGTGCTGAGCTTTTTGTCTTTCAGCCGGGTGAACAACTGCGCCAGCGCTTCCGGGTTGCTGGCGGCTTCACCATTGGGTGAAATGCTGTGGTACTGCTCGGCGACGTTGGTCAGATTAAGAAACTGGCTGAAGGCGCGTGCGACCGGCAGCAATTCGTCGTTGGACAGGTTTTGCAAGGTAGAAAGCAGCTCCTGGCGATGCGCTTCGTTACCTGCACGTGAAGATTTGGAAAGCTTACGGATAGTTTCAACGCGATCGAGAATATGCTCGCCCAGCGCTTCTTTGATGGTATCGCCGAGCAATTTGCCGAGCATACTGACATTACTTCGCATTGCCGAATATTGTTCGTTCATATAACCCCTGACCCAGTTCTGTATGATTTTTATCTTGTAAGTAAATTTCACGTGTCAGGCGAACAGCGCCTGTTTCATCTCGCCACGTTCCTGTCCAATGGTCAATTGACACTATTTTTAGCAAAAAAACATCAAAATCGGCGCATTTTCTGAAATTTAATTACGCTGCACCGGTTATCAGTCTGGCTTATTTCCTTGGCTTGCTACTTATTAATGGGTAGAGAGATGATAAATCATTAACCCTACCCTGTGTCAGGTTTATTGGCGGCAGAAGTGGCTGACCAACTGACCCAGCAGCTTGCGCGTCGGTTCGATAAAGCCGGTATCTATGTATTCGTCCGGTTGATGCGCCTGGTCGATAGAGCCAGGGCCCAACACCAGCGTCGGGCAGACCTGCTGGACGAAGGGAGCCTCTGTGCAATAGTTGACCACCTGCGTGCGGGTGCCCAGCAGTTTCTCAATCACCGCCACCATATGGTGATCGGTCGGGCACTCATAGCCCGGTACCGAGGCGTGCAATTCCTCAATGCTCAGGCGGCCCGGCCAGCGCTGGCTGACTGGCTCCAGCGTTTGCTGCATCAGTTCGTTGATGTTGTCGAGCGTCATGCCCGGTAACGGGCGGATATCCAGATGCAGCTCGCAGCAGGCGCAGATACGGTTGGCCGCATCGCCCCCGTTGATATGACCGAAGTTCATGGTCGGGTAGGGCACGGCAAAGGCCGGGTTGTTAAAGCGCTCTTGCAACGTTTTGCGCAACTCCATCAGGCGGCCGATGGTTTCATGCATCAGATCGATGGCGTTCACGCCGCGCGCCGGGTCACTCGAGTGGCCGGATTGGCCGACGATGCGGATGGCGTTGGCTATGTGGCCCTTGTGCGCACGCACCGGCTGCAGCGAGGTTGGCTCACCGATAATGGCGAAGTCCGGACGGATGCTGGTCGAGGCGGCAAAATAACGTGCGCCGGCCATCGTCGTTTCTTCATCTGCGGTGGCCAGAATGTATAAAGGCTTGGTCAGTTGGCTGGCGTCGATGTCGCGTACCGCATCCAGAATAAAGGCAAAGAAGCCTTTCATATCGGCAGTGCCCAGCCCGTACAGCTTATTGTCGTGTTCGGTCAGGGTGAAAGGGTCGCGCGTCCAGCGGCCTTCATCATAAGGCACGGTGTCGGTGTGACCCGCCAGCAGCAGGCCACCGCTGCCTTCGCCAATGCTGGCCAGCAGGTTGAATTTGTTGCGGCTGTCCGGCACAGGCTGCACGTCGACGCGGAAGCCCAAATCGGCAAACCAGCCGGCCAGCAAGTTGATTAACGCTTCATTACTCTGATCGAGGGCGCCATCGGTGGCGCTGATCGACGGAGTGGCGATCAACGCCCGGTACAGCTCAATAAATGGAGGTAATTTCATCTTCACTGTTGACAGCCTTTGGTTAGGTTGGTATCAATATTCATGCATTTATTGTGAATAAAAATACAATAAGCTGGAGCGTAAGGGAACCCGATTCCCGGATGATTATAAAAACATCAACGCTCGACCTCGTGGGTGAACGGCAAAACAACGCTGGTGAGCCTGGAAACCTGAGTCGAATACGACCCAACGCAAGTCTAGAAGGTGAAAGGCCCCATGTTGAATACGCTGATTGTCGGTGCCAGCGGTTATGCCGGAGCAGAGCTCACGGCGTACCTTAATCGTCACCCACACATGAACATAACCGCTTTAGCGGTTTCAGCGCAAAGTGCAGATGCAGGAAAATTGCTTTCCGATTTGCACCCCCAGTTAAAAGGCATCGTCGATCTCCCCTTGCAGCCGCTGGTTGACGTAGCCGCCGCCGCTGCTGGTATCGACGTAGTGTTCCTGGCGACGGCACACGAGGTCAGCCACGATATCGCGCCGGCATTCCTGGCCGCAGGTTGCGTGGTGTTCGATCTCTCCGGCGCGTTCCGCGTGAAAGATGCCGCCTTCTACAGCCAATATTACGGTTTTGAACATCAGCATGCCGACTTGCTGGAGCAGGCGGTGTATGGCCTGGCGGAATGGCAGAGCGACAAAATCAAACAGGCTCAGCTGATCGCCGTACCGGGCTGTTATCCGACGGCGGCGCAGTTGGCGCTGAAACCGTTGATCGACCAGGAGTTGCTGAACCTTGATCAGTGGCCGGTGATCAACGCGACCAGCGGCGTCAGCGGTGCGGGCCGCAAGGCCAGCGTGACCACCAGTTTCTGTGAGGTGAGCCTGCAGCCGTACGGTATTTTCAACCACCGTCATCATCCGGAAATCGTCGCGCATTTGGGCGTGCCGGTCATTTTTACGCCACATTTGGGTAACTTCCCGCGTGGTATTCTCGAAACCATTACCTGTCGCCTGAAAGCCGGTGTGACCGCGCAGGATGTGGCTGCCGTTTATCACGCCGCCTATGACGACAAACCGCTGGTGCGGCTGTACGACCAGGGCGTACCGGCATTGAAGTCAGTCGTCGGGCTGCCGTTCTGCGACATCGGCTTTGCCGTGCAGGGCGAACACCTGATTGCCGTGGCGGCGGAAGACAACCTGTTGAAAGGCGCAGCCGCTCAGGCGGTGCAATGCCTGAATATCCGTTTTGGGTTCCCTGAAACCCAGTCATTACTTTAATAAATCACCAGCGTGGGATGTAAACAGCGATGAATCCGTTAATTATCAAGTTAGGTGGCGTGTTATTAGACAGTGAAGAGGCGCTGGAGCGTCTGTTTACCGCACTGGACAGCTACCGTCAGCAGCATCAGCGCCCGTTGGTGATCGTTCACGGCGGCGGTTGCCTGGTCGATGAGCTGATGAAAAAGCTTTCCCTGCCGGTAGTGAAGAAGAATGGCCTGCGGGTGACCCCGGCCGATCAGATTGACATTATTACCGGCGCGCTGGCCGGCACCGCCAATAAAACCTTGCTGGCGTGGGCCATCAAGCACCAGATTAACGCGGTTGGCCTGAGCCTGGCGGACGGTGGCAGCGTCACCGTCACCCCGCTGGATCCGGCGCTGGGCCACGTGGGCAATGCGCAACCGGGCTCCCCGCTGTTGCTCAATACCCTGCTGGGCGCCGGTTATCTGCCGGTGATCAGTTCCATCGGTATTACCGCCGATGGGCAGTTAATGAATGTGAACGCCGATCAGGCGGCGACGGCTCTGGCCGCCACCCTGGGTGCGGATTTGATCCTGCTGTCGGATGTCAGTGGCATCCTCGATGGAAAAGGGCAACGCATCGCAGAAATGACGGCGCAAAAAGCGGAACAACTGATTGCCCAGGGCATCATCACTGATGGTATGGTGGTGAAGGTGAATGCGGCGCTCGATGCGGCCCGCACCCTCGGTCGCCCGGTAGATATCGCCAGTTGGCGCCATGCCGATCAGCTTCCTGCACTGTTTAACGGCGTGTCAATTGGCACCCGGATCCTCGCTTAAATATAGAATTAAAAAGGAAAAGACCATGCAAAACCAAGGCATCAAAAAAATCGTTCTGGCGTACTCTGGCGGTCTGGACACTTCGGCCATCATTCCCTGGCTGAAAGAAAACTACGGCGGCTGCGAAGTGGTAGCCTTCGTGGCGGATATCGGCCAGGAGCGCAGCGATCTGGAAGGTGTGGAGCAAAAAGCCCTGCAATCCGGTGCCTCTGAGTGCCACGTGGTTGATCTGCGTGAAGAATTCATCCGTGATTACGTTTACCCGGTACTGCAGACCGGCGCCCTGTATGAAGGCAGCTACCTGCTGGGCACCTCCATGGCGCGCCCGATTATCGCTAAAGCACAGGTTGAACTGGCGCTGAAAGTGGGTGCTGACGCGGTGTGCCACGGCGCAACCGGTAAAGGTAATGACCAGGTGCGTTTCGAAACCACCTATACCGCACTGGCCCCACATCTTAAAGTGGTTGCTCCTTGGCGTGAGTGGAACCTGCGTTCCCGTGAAGCGCTGCTGGACTACCTGAAAGAGCGCAACATCCCGACCACCGCGTCGCTGGAAAAAATCTATAGCCGTGACGAGAATGCCTGGCATATCTCTACCGAAGGCGGCGTGCTGGAAAGCCCGTGGAACGCACCGAACAAAGACTGCTGGGTCTGGACTGTCGATCCGCAGGAAGCGCCGGATCAGCCTGAGCAAGTGACCATCACCGTAGAGAAAGGCTGCGTAGTGGCGGTTAACGGTGAAGTTCTTAGCCCGTACAAATGTTTGGAAACCCTGAACGTGCTGGGTGCCAAGCATGGCGTGGGCCGTATTGATATCGTAGAAAACCGTCTGGTAGGCATCAAATCCCGCGGCTGCTACGAAACCCCGGGCGGCACCATTATGGTGGCGGCACTGCGTGGCGTTGAACAGCTGGTGCTGGATCGCGACAGTTTCAAATGGCGTGAGCAACTGGGCCTGGAAATGTCTTACGTGGTGTACGATGGCCGTTGGTTTGCTCCACTGCGTCGTTCGCTGCAGGCCTCCGCCGAAGCGCTGGCCGAAGAGGTTAACGGTGAAGTGGTGTTGCAGCTGTATAAAGGCCAGGTGACGGCGATTCAGAAAAAATCCGCCAACAGCCTGTACTCCGAAGAGTTCGCGACCTTCGGCGAAGACGAAGTTTACGATCACAGCCACGCGGGCGGTTTTATCCGTCTGTTCTCACTCTCTTCACGCATTCGCGCGCTGAACGAGATCAAGAACAAGTAACTTATTAATTATTCGGCGTGACTTGATAGGGGCGCAGCGTGCTGCGCCCCTATTCGCATAAAATCAGGAGTAAGGTATGGCACTTTGGGGCGGACGGTTCAGTCAGGCGGCAGATCAGCGGTTCAAACAATTAAACGATTCTCTGCGCTTTGATTATCGCCTGGCGGAACAGGACATTGTGGGTTCGGTGGCCTGGTCGAAAGCGCTGGTCACCGTCAACGTATTGACGGCAGCCGAGCAGCAGCAGCTTGAGCAGGCGTTGAACGAGCTGTTGGCAGAAGTGCAGGCCGATCCGCAGGCGATTGTCAGCAGCGATGCAGAAGATATTCACAGTTGGGTGGAGCAGAAGCTGATCGACCAAGTCGGCGATCTGGGCAAAAAACTGCACACCGGCCGTAGCCGTAACGATCAGGTCGCGACCGATCTGAAATTGTGGTGCAAACAGCAGATCGGCGAACTGCATCAGGCCATCGTGCAGCTGCAACAGGCGCTGGTGGAAACTGCCGAAGCCAATCAAGACGCGGTAATGCCGGGTTATACCCACCTGCAGCGTGCGCAGCCGGTGACCTTTGCCCACTGGTGCTTGGCCTATGTGGAAATGCTGGCGCGTGACGAAAGCCGTTTGCAGGATACGCTGAAGCGCCTGGACGTCAGCCCATTGGGCAGCGGTGCGCTGGCCGGTACCGCCTATCCGATCGACCGTGAACAACTGGCCGGTTGGCTGGGCTTTGCTTCGGCCACCCGTAATAGTCTGGACAGCGTTTCCGACCGCGACCACGTGCTGGAGTTGTTATCCAATGCTTCTATCAGCATGGTGCACCTGTCGCGCTTTGCCGAAGACCTGATTTTCTTCAACAGTGGCGAAGCAGCCTTTGTCGATCTGTCTGACCGTGTGACTTCCGGCTCCTCGCTGATGCCGCAAAAGAAAAACCCGGATGCACTGGAGCTGATCCGTGGCAAATGTGGCCGCGTGCAGGGTGCATTGACCGGTATGATGATGACGTTGAAAGGCCTGCCGTTGGCATATAACAAAGACATGCAGGAAGATAAGGAAGGGCTGTTCGACGCGCTTGATACCTGGATGGATTGCCTGCAGATGGCTGCGCTGGTGCTGGATGGTATACAGGTGAAACGTCCGCGCTGTAAAGAAGCGGCGGAGCAGGGCTACGCCAACTCGACCGAACTGGCGGACTATCTGGTCGCCAAAGGCGTGCCGTTCCGTGAGGCGCACCATATCGTCGGTGAAGCGGTAGTGGAGGCCATTCGTCAGGGCAAGGCGCTGGAAGCCCTGCCGTTGACTGATTTGCAGAAATTCAGCGCAGTGATTGGTGACGATGTGTACCCGATCCTGGCACTGCAGTCTTGCCTGGATAAGCGCTCGGCCAAAGGAGGTGTTTCTCCTCAGCAGGTCGCCAGCGCGATCGCCGCAGCGAAACAACGCTTGGCTTAATTAGGTTACTCAGT is part of the Serratia quinivorans genome and encodes:
- the argE_1 gene encoding Acetylornithine deacetylase, whose protein sequence is MKLPPFIELYRALIATPSISATDGALDQSNEALINLLAGWFADLGFRVDVQPVPDSRNKFNLLASIGEGSGGLLLAGHTDTVPYDEGRWTRDPFTLTEHDNKLYGLGTADMKGFFAFILDAVRDIDASQLTKPLYILATADEETTMAGARYFAASTSIRPDFAIIGEPTSLQPVRAHKGHIANAIRIVGQSGHSSDPARGVNAIDLMHETIGRLMELRKTLQERFNNPAFAVPYPTMNFGHINGGDAANRICACCELHLDIRPLPGMTLDNINELMQQTLEPVSQRWPGRLSIEELHASVPGYECPTDHHMVAVIEKLLGTRTQVVNYCTEAPFVQQVCPTLVLGPGSIDQAHQPDEYIDTGFIEPTRKLLGQLVSHFCRQ
- the argC gene encoding N-acetyl-gamma-glutamyl-phosphate reductase, with protein sequence MLNTLIVGASGYAGAELTAYLNRHPHMNITALAVSAQSADAGKLLSDLHPQLKGIVDLPLQPLVDVAAAAAGIDVVFLATAHEVSHDIAPAFLAAGCVVFDLSGAFRVKDAAFYSQYYGFEHQHADLLEQAVYGLAEWQSDKIKQAQLIAVPGCYPTAAQLALKPLIDQELLNLDQWPVINATSGVSGAGRKASVTTSFCEVSLQPYGIFNHRHHPEIVAHLGVPVIFTPHLGNFPRGILETITCRLKAGVTAQDVAAVYHAAYDDKPLVRLYDQGVPALKSVVGLPFCDIGFAVQGEHLIAVAAEDNLLKGAAAQAVQCLNIRFGFPETQSLL
- the argB gene encoding Acetylglutamate kinase, whose product is MNPLIIKLGGVLLDSEEALERLFTALDSYRQQHQRPLVIVHGGGCLVDELMKKLSLPVVKKNGLRVTPADQIDIITGALAGTANKTLLAWAIKHQINAVGLSLADGGSVTVTPLDPALGHVGNAQPGSPLLLNTLLGAGYLPVISSIGITADGQLMNVNADQAATALAATLGADLILLSDVSGILDGKGQRIAEMTAQKAEQLIAQGIITDGMVVKVNAALDAARTLGRPVDIASWRHADQLPALFNGVSIGTRILA
- the argG gene encoding Argininosuccinate synthase, giving the protein MQNQGIKKIVLAYSGGLDTSAIIPWLKENYGGCEVVAFVADIGQERSDLEGVEQKALQSGASECHVVDLREEFIRDYVYPVLQTGALYEGSYLLGTSMARPIIAKAQVELALKVGADAVCHGATGKGNDQVRFETTYTALAPHLKVVAPWREWNLRSREALLDYLKERNIPTTASLEKIYSRDENAWHISTEGGVLESPWNAPNKDCWVWTVDPQEAPDQPEQVTITVEKGCVVAVNGEVLSPYKCLETLNVLGAKHGVGRIDIVENRLVGIKSRGCYETPGGTIMVAALRGVEQLVLDRDSFKWREQLGLEMSYVVYDGRWFAPLRRSLQASAEALAEEVNGEVVLQLYKGQVTAIQKKSANSLYSEEFATFGEDEVYDHSHAGGFIRLFSLSSRIRALNEIKNK
- the argH gene encoding Argininosuccinate lyase, with product MALWGGRFSQAADQRFKQLNDSLRFDYRLAEQDIVGSVAWSKALVTVNVLTAAEQQQLEQALNELLAEVQADPQAIVSSDAEDIHSWVEQKLIDQVGDLGKKLHTGRSRNDQVATDLKLWCKQQIGELHQAIVQLQQALVETAEANQDAVMPGYTHLQRAQPVTFAHWCLAYVEMLARDESRLQDTLKRLDVSPLGSGALAGTAYPIDREQLAGWLGFASATRNSLDSVSDRDHVLELLSNASISMVHLSRFAEDLIFFNSGEAAFVDLSDRVTSGSSLMPQKKNPDALELIRGKCGRVQGALTGMMMTLKGLPLAYNKDMQEDKEGLFDALDTWMDCLQMAALVLDGIQVKRPRCKEAAEQGYANSTELADYLVAKGVPFREAHHIVGEAVVEAIRQGKALEALPLTDLQKFSAVIGDDVYPILALQSCLDKRSAKGGVSPQQVASAIAAAKQRLA